The following proteins are encoded in a genomic region of Hoeflea phototrophica DFL-43:
- a CDS encoding ATP-binding cassette domain-containing protein produces MSETENKTPLVELRDISIAFGGIKAVDHASLDLFPGEVVALLGHNGAGKSTLIKIVSGAYKRDTGKIFINGEEAHIENPRDAKKYGIETIYQTLAVADNVDAAANLYLGRELQTAWGTLDDIAMEAEARKVMGRLNPNFQRFKDPVSKLSGGQRQSVAIARAILFNARILIMDEPTAALGPQETEQVGDLIKQLKKEGIGIFLISHDIHDVFDLADRVSVMKNGQVVGHAKTSDVTKDEVLGMIIMGKCPPGAIPGPGALQTA; encoded by the coding sequence ATGTCAGAGACTGAAAACAAAACCCCCTTGGTCGAACTCCGCGACATCTCAATTGCCTTTGGAGGCATCAAGGCTGTGGACCACGCCTCTCTGGATCTGTTTCCAGGTGAAGTGGTGGCGCTGCTTGGCCACAATGGCGCCGGCAAATCGACGCTGATCAAGATCGTTTCGGGCGCCTACAAACGCGACACCGGCAAGATCTTCATCAATGGCGAGGAAGCCCATATCGAAAATCCGCGCGATGCCAAGAAGTATGGCATCGAGACGATCTACCAGACGCTGGCTGTTGCGGACAATGTCGATGCGGCTGCCAACCTCTATCTCGGGCGTGAACTCCAGACTGCCTGGGGCACGCTGGATGATATAGCCATGGAAGCGGAAGCGCGAAAGGTGATGGGGCGTCTCAACCCCAACTTCCAGCGCTTCAAGGATCCGGTCAGCAAGCTGTCGGGTGGTCAGCGGCAATCCGTTGCCATTGCCCGGGCAATCCTGTTCAACGCTCGCATCCTCATCATGGACGAGCCCACAGCGGCACTGGGACCTCAGGAAACCGAGCAGGTCGGAGATCTGATCAAGCAGCTCAAGAAAGAGGGAATAGGTATCTTTCTGATCAGCCACGATATCCATGATGTGTTCGATCTGGCTGACCGCGTCAGCGTGATGAAGAACGGTCAGGTGGTCGGACATGCAAAGACCTCGGATGTGACCAAGGACGAGGTGTTGGGCATGATCATCATGGGCAAATGCCCCCCCGGGGCGATCCCGGGACCAGGTGCGCTTCAGACCGCGTAA
- a CDS encoding arsenate reductase ArsC has product MAEKVFNVLFLCTGNSARSVIAEAIMNRVGQGRFKAYSAGSQPKGEVHPYTLDLLRQMNFDTAFARSKDWSEFAEPGAPELDFVFTVCDNAANEACPVWPGQPMTAHWGVPDPAAAEGTEAEKHLAFAEAYRMLDSRISIFTSLPLSSIDRLSLQKRLDDIGRTGEIDGAA; this is encoded by the coding sequence ATGGCCGAAAAAGTCTTCAATGTGCTGTTTCTTTGCACAGGCAATTCCGCCCGCTCGGTGATAGCCGAAGCGATCATGAACCGGGTCGGTCAGGGGCGGTTCAAAGCCTATTCCGCCGGCTCGCAACCCAAGGGCGAGGTCCATCCCTACACGCTGGATCTGTTGCGCCAGATGAACTTCGATACCGCCTTTGCCCGTTCCAAGGACTGGAGCGAATTTGCCGAGCCGGGAGCGCCGGAACTCGATTTCGTGTTCACCGTGTGTGACAACGCAGCCAACGAAGCCTGCCCGGTCTGGCCCGGCCAGCCGATGACAGCGCATTGGGGCGTCCCCGACCCGGCAGCGGCGGAGGGAACGGAAGCCGAAAAGCACCTCGCCTTTGCAGAGGCCTACCGGATGCTCGATTCGCGCATCTCGATCTTCACCAGCCTGCCACTCAGCAGCATTGACCGGCTTTCCCTGCAGAAGCGGCTCGATGACATCGGTAGGACCGGTGAAATCGACGGGGCAGCGTGA
- a CDS encoding LysR family transcriptional regulator, protein MDWDDIRVFLAVARAGQILAAARRLGINHATAARRITSLETALDAQLIVRRTNGCGLTGEGEAFLLHAERMEAEMLAAQATLGRTDSAISGTVRIGAPDGFGVSFLAPRLGSLTARHPDLRLQLVPVPRSFSLPQREADIAITVERPAEGRLVARKLVDYSLSLYASRSYLEAHGTPKRTEDLKEHRLISYVEDLIFSPSLQFTREILRNWTAQFEISSATGQTEAVRSGAGVAVLHDYIAGFDSSLVRLLPEHRIERSYYMVYHESARDLARVRTVADHISAIAQDHKTMFFPGK, encoded by the coding sequence ATGGATTGGGATGATATCAGGGTTTTTCTTGCCGTCGCACGCGCGGGCCAGATTCTGGCAGCAGCCCGACGGCTTGGGATCAACCATGCCACGGCAGCCCGCCGGATCACGTCGTTGGAAACAGCCCTTGATGCACAGCTGATCGTGCGCCGCACCAATGGCTGTGGGCTGACCGGCGAGGGCGAGGCTTTTCTGCTGCACGCCGAACGCATGGAAGCGGAAATGCTAGCGGCGCAGGCCACTCTGGGACGCACCGACAGCGCCATCTCGGGCACGGTCCGCATCGGCGCGCCGGATGGTTTCGGTGTTTCGTTTCTTGCGCCCCGGCTTGGGTCACTTACGGCACGGCATCCCGATCTTCGGCTGCAACTGGTGCCGGTTCCACGCAGCTTCTCGCTGCCGCAACGCGAAGCCGATATCGCGATCACAGTGGAGCGGCCAGCGGAAGGCCGGCTGGTGGCGCGCAAGCTGGTGGACTACTCCCTCTCGCTCTATGCCTCGCGCAGCTATCTCGAGGCCCATGGAACGCCAAAGCGCACCGAAGATCTCAAGGAGCACCGGCTGATCAGCTATGTCGAGGATCTGATCTTCTCGCCCTCGCTGCAATTCACCCGCGAGATCCTGCGCAACTGGACAGCCCAGTTCGAAATCTCCAGCGCCACCGGCCAGACCGAAGCCGTGCGGTCCGGCGCGGGCGTCGCGGTGCTGCATGATTACATCGCCGGGTTCGATTCAAGCCTTGTGCGTCTGCTGCCCGAGCACCGCATCGAGCGCTCCTACTATATGGTCTATCATGAATCGGCACGTGATCTGGCGCGGGTCCGTACCGTGGCAGACCACATCTCGGCAATCGCCCAGGATCACAAGACAATGTTCTTTCCCGGAAAATAG